A part of Lacinutrix sp. 5H-3-7-4 genomic DNA contains:
- a CDS encoding acetyl-CoA C-acyltransferase yields MKTAYIVKAYRTAVGKAPKGVFRFKRTDELAAETIKYMMKELPNLDPKRIDDVIVGNAMPEGSQGLNMARLISLMGLDVVDVPGVTVNRFCSSGVETIGMATAKIQAGMADCIIAGGAESMSSVPMTGFKPELNYDAIVKAGHEDYYWGMGNTAEAVAKQFNVSREDQDEFAYNSHMKALRALAEDRFQDQIVPIDVEQTYIDANGKKATKSYTVTKDEGPRAGTNKEALAKLRAVFAAGGSVTAGNSSQMSDGAAFVMVMSEDMVKELGLEPVARMVNYAAAGVEPRIMGIGPVKAIPKALKQAGLKQDDLALIELNEAFASQSLAVIRELDLNQDIINVNGGAIALGHPLGCTGAKLSVQLFDEMRKRDMKGKYGAVTMCVGTGQGACGLFEFLN; encoded by the coding sequence ATGAAAACAGCATATATAGTAAAAGCATATAGAACAGCAGTTGGTAAAGCACCAAAAGGCGTGTTCCGTTTTAAAAGAACAGATGAATTGGCAGCAGAAACCATCAAATATATGATGAAAGAATTGCCAAACTTAGACCCTAAACGTATTGACGATGTTATTGTTGGAAATGCAATGCCAGAAGGATCTCAAGGATTAAATATGGCACGTCTAATCTCTTTAATGGGATTAGATGTTGTAGATGTTCCTGGAGTGACTGTAAACCGTTTTTGCTCTTCTGGAGTAGAAACTATTGGTATGGCAACTGCAAAAATACAAGCTGGAATGGCAGATTGTATTATTGCCGGTGGAGCAGAAAGTATGAGTAGTGTTCCTATGACAGGTTTTAAACCAGAATTAAATTACGATGCCATTGTAAAAGCAGGTCATGAAGATTACTATTGGGGAATGGGAAACACTGCTGAAGCAGTAGCAAAGCAATTTAACGTATCTCGTGAAGACCAAGATGAATTTGCTTACAATTCACATATGAAAGCTTTAAGAGCTTTAGCCGAAGACCGTTTTCAAGATCAAATTGTACCTATAGATGTAGAACAAACATATATAGATGCTAACGGTAAAAAAGCAACAAAATCTTATACTGTAACTAAAGACGAAGGACCAAGAGCAGGAACAAACAAAGAAGCACTAGCAAAACTAAGAGCAGTATTTGCTGCTGGAGGAAGTGTTACCGCAGGAAACTCATCTCAAATGAGTGATGGCGCTGCATTTGTAATGGTTATGAGCGAAGATATGGTTAAAGAGTTAGGCCTTGAACCAGTAGCAAGAATGGTAAATTATGCCGCTGCAGGAGTTGAACCTCGTATCATGGGAATTGGACCAGTAAAAGCAATTCCAAAAGCATTAAAACAAGCTGGTTTAAAACAAGACGATTTAGCATTAATAGAATTAAACGAAGCTTTTGCTTCACAATCTTTAGCTGTAATTCGCGAATTAGACCTTAACCAAGATATTATAAATGTAAATGGTGGAGCTATTGCACTTGGTCACCCATTAGGATGTACTGGAGCAAAACTTTCTGTTCAGCTTTTTGATGAAATGCGTAAGCGAGACATGAAAGGAAAATATGGAGCAGTAACTATGTGTGTTGGTACAGGTCAAGGTGCTTGTGGACTATTCGAATTTTTAAATTAA
- a CDS encoding 3-hydroxyacyl-CoA dehydrogenase/enoyl-CoA hydratase family protein, whose amino-acid sequence MSTRRIKKIAIIGSGIMGSGIACHFANIGVDVLLLDIVPRELNAKEKAKGLTLEDKVVRNRLVNDALTASLKSKPSPIYHPSFANRITTGNIEDDIAKVADVDWIMEVVVERLDIKQQVFEKLEQYRTPGTLITSNTSGIPIKFMSEGRSEDFQKHFCGTHFFNPARYLKLFEIIPGPKTDASVLEFLNGYGEKFLGKTSVVAKDTPAFIGNRIGIFSIQSLFHTVKDLDLTIEEVDKLSGPVIGRPKSATFRTVDVVGLDTLVHVANGIRENCPKDERLELFELPDFINTMMENKWLGSKTGQGFYKKQVSADGKKEILSLDLNTLEYRSAQKAKFATLELTKTIDKVADRFKVLIKGKDKAGEFYRKSFSALFAYVSNRIPEITDELYKIDDAMKAGFGWEHGPFQIWDAIGVEKGIEMMQAEGLKPADWVADMLESGSDSFYSIKDGATYFYDIPKKEQVKIPGQDSFIILDNIRKTTEVFKNSGVSVQDLGDGILNLEFQSKMNTIGGDVLAGINKAIDMAEKDFAGLVVGNQGPNFSVGANIGMIFMMAAEQEYDELNMAIKYFQDTMMRMRYSAIPTISAPHGMALGGGCEISLHADKIVAAAETYMGLVEFGVGVIPGGGGSKEMALRASDTFKKGDVQLNTLQEYFLTIGMAKVSTSAYEAFDLGIMQEGKDVVVVNKDRQIATAKAHAKIMADAGYTQPVKRNDVLVLGKQALGMFLVGTDSMKDSNYISEHDMKIANKLAYVMAGGDLSEPTKVSEQYLLDLEREAFLSLCTERKTLERIQHMLTKGKPLRN is encoded by the coding sequence ATGAGCACACGTAGAATTAAAAAAATAGCAATTATAGGTTCTGGTATTATGGGATCTGGTATTGCATGTCATTTCGCAAACATTGGTGTTGATGTCTTACTATTAGATATTGTACCAAGAGAACTAAATGCAAAAGAAAAAGCTAAAGGCTTAACATTAGAAGACAAAGTGGTTAGAAACCGCTTAGTAAACGATGCTTTAACAGCATCTTTAAAATCTAAGCCATCACCAATTTATCACCCATCATTTGCCAATAGAATTACTACTGGTAACATAGAAGATGATATTGCTAAAGTAGCAGATGTAGATTGGATTATGGAAGTTGTAGTAGAAAGACTTGATATTAAACAACAAGTTTTCGAAAAACTAGAACAATATAGAACACCAGGAACATTAATTACATCAAACACTTCTGGTATTCCTATTAAATTTATGAGTGAAGGAAGAAGTGAAGATTTCCAAAAACATTTTTGTGGAACACACTTTTTTAATCCAGCACGTTATTTAAAATTATTTGAAATCATACCAGGACCAAAAACAGATGCTTCTGTTTTAGAGTTTTTAAATGGTTACGGTGAAAAATTCTTAGGTAAAACTTCGGTTGTAGCTAAAGATACTCCTGCATTTATAGGAAACCGTATTGGTATATTTAGTATACAAAGTTTATTTCATACAGTTAAAGATTTAGACTTAACTATAGAAGAAGTAGATAAACTTTCTGGACCAGTAATAGGTAGACCAAAATCGGCAACTTTCCGAACGGTAGATGTTGTAGGATTAGACACTTTAGTTCACGTAGCAAACGGGATTAGAGAAAACTGCCCAAAAGACGAACGTTTAGAGCTCTTTGAATTACCAGATTTCATCAATACAATGATGGAAAACAAATGGTTAGGAAGCAAAACAGGTCAAGGTTTCTACAAAAAGCAAGTATCAGCCGATGGTAAAAAAGAAATTTTATCATTAGACCTAAATACCTTAGAATATAGATCTGCTCAAAAAGCAAAATTTGCAACTTTAGAACTTACGAAAACGATTGATAAAGTAGCAGACCGTTTTAAAGTATTAATTAAAGGAAAAGATAAAGCCGGAGAATTTTACAGAAAAAGTTTCTCTGCCCTTTTTGCATACGTTTCAAACCGTATTCCTGAAATTACTGACGAGTTATATAAAATTGACGACGCCATGAAAGCTGGTTTTGGTTGGGAACATGGACCATTCCAAATTTGGGACGCCATTGGTGTTGAAAAAGGTATTGAAATGATGCAAGCCGAAGGTTTAAAACCGGCAGATTGGGTTGCAGATATGTTAGAATCTGGTAGCGATAGCTTCTACTCTATTAAAGATGGCGCAACATACTTTTACGATATTCCTAAAAAAGAACAAGTAAAAATACCAGGACAAGATAGCTTTATCATATTAGATAATATTAGAAAAACTACCGAAGTCTTTAAAAACTCTGGAGTATCTGTACAAGATTTAGGAGATGGTATATTAAACTTAGAATTCCAATCTAAAATGAACACTATTGGTGGCGATGTTTTAGCAGGAATTAATAAGGCTATCGATATGGCAGAAAAAGATTTTGCCGGTTTAGTAGTAGGTAATCAAGGACCAAATTTTTCTGTAGGAGCAAATATTGGTATGATTTTCATGATGGCTGCAGAACAAGAATACGATGAGCTAAATATGGCTATTAAGTATTTCCAAGACACAATGATGCGTATGCGTTATTCTGCAATACCAACAATTTCTGCACCTCACGGTATGGCACTTGGTGGTGGTTGTGAAATTTCATTACATGCAGATAAAATTGTAGCTGCAGCAGAAACTTATATGGGACTTGTAGAGTTTGGTGTTGGTGTTATTCCTGGTGGTGGAGGTTCTAAAGAAATGGCCTTAAGAGCATCAGACACTTTCAAAAAAGGAGATGTACAATTAAATACACTACAAGAATACTTTTTAACTATTGGTATGGCTAAAGTATCAACTTCAGCCTACGAAGCTTTCGATTTAGGAATAATGCAAGAAGGTAAAGATGTAGTTGTAGTAAATAAAGATCGTCAAATAGCAACAGCAAAAGCACATGCTAAAATAATGGCAGATGCTGGATACACACAACCTGTAAAAAGAAACGATGTATTAGTACTTGGTAAACAAGCATTAGGTATGTTTTTAGTAGGAACAGATTCTATGAAAGACTCTAATTACATTAGTGAACATGACATGAAAATTGCTAATAAGTTAGCTTACGTTATGGCTGGTGGAGATTTATCTGAACCAACTAAAGTAAGCGAACAATACTTATTAGACTTAGAACGTGAAGCATTCCTTTCGCTTTGTACAGAACGTAAAACATTAGAAAGAATTCAACACATGTTAACAAAAGGTAAACCTTTAAGAAACTAA
- a CDS encoding MarR family winged helix-turn-helix transcriptional regulator, translating to MKDKTIDYLLRTTWLAVNKMYNEEAAKFDTTMATGFTLLSIDPETGTPSTSLGPIMGMEATSLSRILKKMEELGLIERKPNPEDGRGVLIHLTEFGREKREFSRDRVLTFNNKIKEHVSEEKLKHFQEVTETINELISNKKIYNQKQSV from the coding sequence ATGAAAGACAAAACAATCGATTATTTACTTAGAACCACTTGGTTAGCAGTAAATAAAATGTACAACGAAGAAGCTGCCAAATTTGATACCACAATGGCAACTGGTTTTACATTATTAAGTATCGACCCAGAAACCGGTACACCTTCAACTTCTCTTGGCCCAATAATGGGAATGGAAGCAACAAGTCTTTCTCGTATTTTAAAAAAAATGGAAGAATTAGGATTAATTGAACGTAAACCAAATCCAGAAGATGGCCGTGGTGTACTTATTCATTTAACCGAATTTGGACGAGAAAAAAGAGAGTTTTCACGTGATCGTGTATTAACCTTTAATAATAAAATTAAAGAACACGTCTCAGAAGAAAAGTTAAAACATTTCCAAGAAGTTACAGAAACAATTAACGAGTTGATTTCAAACAAAAAAATATACAATCAAAAACAATCTGTTTAA
- a CDS encoding long-chain fatty acid--CoA ligase, producing MTEITRLFDFPYYQLEKYNLDAALVTKYNGKWTPMSTKEYVDKANAVSRALLRMGIQKNDKIAVISTTNRTEWNIMDIGILQLGAQNIPIYPTISSDDYEYVLNHSESIYCFVSDEEVLAKVNKIKANTKLKEVYSFNHIEGCKHYSELFELGKDETNQNEVQERMDAVSPNDLATIIYTSGTTGKPKGVMLSHNNITSNALDASHRLPFMNSKENRILSFLPICHVFERVLIYLYQYAGASIYFAEGIDKIGDNAKEIKPHLMSVVPRLLEKVYDKIIAKAEELSGVKKALFFWAVNLAEKWEPYGANGAWYEFKLKIANKLIFSKWREALGGELNTMVSGSAALQVRLSRIFSAAGMQVMQGYGLTETSPVISVEMYRNKHFKLGTVGKPIKNVEVKIAEDGEILVKGPNVMMGYYKDPERTDSVMTGEYFHTGDKGNLDSEGFLKITGRKKEMFKTSGGKYVIPTLLENELKQSRFIEQVMVIGEGEKMPAAIIQPNFEFIEDWIDRKKKNIGKSGEDIANSKEIILRIQQEVDACNKHFGKWEQIKRFELTPDVWSIDSGHLTPTMKMKRTVIKDIYKELYNKIYRN from the coding sequence ATGACAGAAATCACACGCCTTTTCGATTTTCCATATTATCAGCTAGAAAAATATAATCTTGATGCCGCATTAGTTACTAAATACAACGGTAAATGGACGCCTATGTCTACAAAAGAATATGTAGATAAAGCAAACGCAGTTAGTCGTGCTTTATTAAGAATGGGAATTCAAAAAAATGATAAAATCGCTGTAATTTCAACAACTAATAGAACTGAATGGAATATTATGGATATTGGTATTCTGCAATTAGGAGCACAAAACATTCCCATATATCCAACAATATCATCAGACGATTACGAATATGTTTTAAACCATAGTGAATCTATCTATTGTTTTGTTAGTGATGAAGAAGTTTTAGCTAAAGTCAATAAAATTAAAGCTAATACTAAATTAAAAGAAGTCTATTCTTTTAATCATATTGAAGGCTGCAAACATTACTCAGAGTTATTTGAACTTGGCAAAGATGAAACTAATCAAAATGAAGTTCAAGAAAGAATGGACGCTGTATCACCAAACGATTTAGCAACCATAATTTATACTTCTGGAACTACAGGTAAGCCCAAAGGTGTTATGCTATCGCATAATAATATAACAAGTAATGCTTTAGATGCATCGCATCGTTTACCATTTATGAATAGTAAAGAAAATAGAATATTAAGCTTTCTTCCTATTTGTCATGTATTCGAGCGTGTACTAATTTACTTATACCAATATGCCGGAGCTTCAATTTACTTTGCTGAAGGCATTGATAAAATTGGTGATAACGCAAAAGAAATAAAACCTCATTTAATGAGTGTTGTACCTAGACTACTAGAAAAAGTTTACGATAAAATTATTGCAAAAGCCGAAGAGCTATCAGGAGTTAAAAAAGCATTATTTTTCTGGGCAGTAAACCTTGCTGAAAAATGGGAACCTTATGGAGCTAATGGAGCATGGTACGAGTTTAAATTAAAAATTGCAAACAAACTTATTTTCAGTAAATGGCGTGAAGCACTTGGTGGAGAATTAAACACTATGGTATCAGGTTCTGCAGCATTACAAGTAAGGCTTTCTAGAATTTTTTCTGCAGCAGGAATGCAAGTCATGCAAGGCTATGGGTTAACAGAAACCTCTCCAGTAATCTCTGTAGAAATGTACAGAAACAAACATTTTAAACTTGGAACCGTAGGTAAACCTATAAAAAACGTTGAAGTAAAAATTGCTGAAGACGGAGAAATACTAGTAAAAGGCCCTAATGTTATGATGGGCTATTATAAAGATCCAGAAAGAACAGATAGCGTTATGACTGGTGAATATTTTCATACTGGAGATAAAGGTAATTTAGATTCTGAAGGCTTTTTAAAAATAACAGGTCGTAAAAAAGAAATGTTTAAAACCTCTGGTGGTAAATATGTTATACCAACACTTTTGGAGAACGAATTAAAACAATCTCGATTTATAGAACAAGTAATGGTTATTGGTGAAGGTGAAAAAATGCCTGCAGCCATCATTCAACCAAATTTTGAATTTATAGAAGATTGGATAGATAGAAAAAAGAAAAATATTGGAAAATCTGGTGAAGATATTGCCAATTCAAAAGAAATTATACTACGTATTCAACAAGAAGTAGACGCTTGTAATAAGCACTTTGGTAAATGGGAACAAATTAAACGTTTTGAACTTACACCAGACGTTTGGTCTATAGATAGCGGTCATTTAACACCAACCATGAAAATGAAACGAACCGTTATAAAAGACATATACAAAGAACTTTACAACAAAATTTATAGAAACTAA
- a CDS encoding helix-turn-helix domain-containing protein: MTYKAYKSSNPSKLIDEYFEFKVSNKALPFQSIVLPLGKHSLAYTYKGENKLTVNNKNYSGKGLIVTGQTTRSYKLNVDENTKCCGVLFHPTTFYKLTQVDVSKINDKHLPLNEVSQPLFEVLNSFFQQKHKGKKALHTLEELINTLPLKIDNHTENIDKAIYIINKKKGQISINDLIEKIPTSQKTLETKFKQIVGLTPKKYARLYRFSLLMRKYHEKELKIIDLVRMYNFHDGSHFSKEFKYFMKKSPKSYFSNESEFIKKYLK, from the coding sequence ATGACTTACAAAGCTTATAAAAGCTCTAATCCATCAAAATTAATAGATGAGTATTTTGAATTTAAAGTCTCAAATAAAGCATTGCCTTTTCAAAGTATAGTACTTCCTTTAGGTAAACATTCTTTAGCATATACATACAAAGGAGAAAATAAATTAACAGTTAATAATAAAAATTACAGTGGCAAAGGTCTTATTGTTACAGGACAAACAACAAGGTCTTACAAGTTAAATGTAGACGAAAACACAAAATGTTGCGGTGTACTCTTTCACCCAACAACATTTTATAAACTTACACAAGTAGATGTTTCTAAAATTAACGATAAGCACCTACCTTTAAATGAAGTATCTCAACCACTTTTTGAAGTTTTAAATTCATTTTTTCAACAAAAACATAAAGGAAAAAAAGCGCTTCATACTTTAGAAGAACTTATCAATACACTACCATTAAAAATAGATAATCATACAGAAAATATTGATAAGGCAATTTATATAATAAACAAAAAAAAGGGACAAATTTCCATTAATGATTTAATTGAAAAAATACCAACTTCCCAAAAAACTTTAGAAACAAAATTTAAGCAAATAGTAGGTTTAACTCCTAAAAAATATGCTCGCTTATACAGGTTTAGTTTATTAATGAGAAAGTACCACGAAAAAGAACTCAAAATTATAGACTTAGTGCGCATGTATAATTTCCATGATGGTTCGCATTTTTCAAAAGAATTTAAATATTTTATGAAAAAGTCGCCTAAAAGTTACTTTAGTAATGAAAGTGAATTCATAAAAAAATACTTAAAATAG
- the purL gene encoding phosphoribosylformylglycinamidine synthase: protein MIHFFGNQNSKVFAVQATKELSTQTISKLTWLFGNQPKIEQASLDAFFVGPRAAMITPWSTNAVEITQNMGIEGIIRIEEFIASTKDFKDYDPMISEKYNGLNQESFTIEIKPESILNIEDISAYNQQEGLALNDEEIEYLEGVSKKIGRPLTDSEVFGFSQVNSEHCRHKIFNGTFIIDGEEKETSLFKLIKETSKQHPNDIVSAYKDNVAFIKGPRVEQFAPKTADKPDFYETKDYDSVISLKAETHNFPTTVEPFNGAATGSGGEIRDRLAGGKGSLPLAGTAVYMTSYSRLEENRPWEQKMEARDWLYQTPVDILIKASNGASDFGNKFGQPLICGSVLTFEHEQDARKLGFDKVIMQAGGIGYGKAEQAIKATPEAGDKIVILGGENYRIGMGGAAVSSADTGEFASGIELSAVQRSNPEMQKRAANAVRGMVESDENYIVSIHDHGAGGHLNCLSELVEDTGGNIDLDKLPVGDPTLSSKEIIGNESQERMGLVIAEKHLETLNKIADRERSPMYTVGDVTGNNRFTFESKTKGDKPMDLALEDMFGSSPKTIMNDVTVDRNYGGISYNTDNFYNYLDQVLQLEAVACKDWLTNKVDRCVGGKVAKQQCVGQLQIPLNNVGVMALDYNGKEGVATSIGHSPISGLINPVAGSRNSITEALTNIIWAPLKDGLQSVSLSANWMWPCKNEGEDARLYEAVQAISKYAIDLGINVPTGKDSLSMKQKYPNEEVISPGTVIISAAGNCNAISKVVEPLFKKNAGDIYYINLSQDHYKLGGSSFAQILNKVGNDAPNVNDSAFVKTVFNTIQKLIKDEQIVAGHDVASGGLITTLLELCFADTNIGAELDITALNQKDSHKVLFAENAGIVFQSKDASIEAVLKEANIEFFNIGKVTDTDVLSVINNAEVFTMTVSRLRDVWYKTSFLLDQKQTANNLAEARYKNYAVQPLKYTFPKHFTGKLPALGNTRPKAAILREKGSNSEREMANAMYLAGFDVKDVHMTDLISGREDLKDIQFLGAVGGFSNSDVLGSAKGWAGAIKYNEKANKVINDFFSREDTLSVGICNGCQLFMELDLINPDHDVHGKMIHNDSKKHESSFTSVKIQENNSVMLSTLKDTELGVWISHGEGKFNLPKTEDQYNIVAKYGYEGYPNNPNGSDFNTAMLCDKTGRHLVTMPHIERSTFQWNWANYPEGRKDEVSPWLEAFVNARLWIEKQ from the coding sequence AACCCAAACCATCTCTAAATTGACATGGTTATTTGGCAACCAGCCAAAAATAGAACAAGCATCGTTAGATGCTTTTTTTGTTGGACCAAGAGCTGCAATGATAACGCCTTGGAGTACAAATGCTGTTGAAATTACCCAAAATATGGGAATTGAAGGCATTATTAGAATTGAAGAGTTTATTGCTTCAACTAAAGATTTCAAGGACTACGACCCTATGATTTCTGAAAAATATAACGGTTTAAATCAAGAATCATTTACTATTGAAATTAAACCAGAATCTATTCTTAACATCGAAGATATTTCGGCATATAACCAACAAGAAGGTTTAGCTTTAAACGATGAAGAAATTGAATATTTAGAAGGAGTTTCAAAAAAAATAGGAAGACCGTTAACAGACTCAGAAGTTTTTGGATTTTCACAAGTAAACTCAGAGCACTGTCGTCATAAAATTTTCAACGGTACCTTTATAATTGATGGTGAAGAAAAAGAAACCTCTCTTTTTAAATTAATAAAAGAAACTTCAAAACAACATCCTAACGATATTGTTTCGGCATATAAAGATAATGTTGCTTTTATAAAAGGTCCTCGAGTAGAACAATTTGCACCTAAAACCGCAGATAAACCAGATTTTTACGAAACTAAAGATTACGATTCTGTAATATCTTTAAAAGCAGAAACTCATAATTTCCCAACAACTGTAGAGCCTTTTAACGGAGCTGCAACTGGTTCTGGTGGAGAAATAAGAGATAGATTAGCTGGAGGAAAAGGATCTTTACCATTAGCAGGAACAGCTGTTTACATGACCTCGTATTCTCGTTTAGAAGAAAATAGACCTTGGGAACAAAAAATGGAAGCCAGAGATTGGTTATACCAAACACCTGTAGATATTTTAATAAAAGCGAGTAATGGAGCTTCAGACTTTGGAAACAAATTTGGGCAACCTTTAATTTGCGGTTCGGTATTAACTTTCGAGCACGAGCAAGATGCACGTAAATTAGGTTTCGATAAAGTAATTATGCAAGCCGGCGGAATTGGTTATGGTAAAGCAGAACAAGCTATAAAAGCAACTCCAGAAGCTGGAGATAAAATTGTAATTCTTGGTGGTGAAAATTACCGTATTGGAATGGGTGGCGCTGCTGTATCTAGTGCAGATACTGGAGAATTTGCTTCTGGCATCGAGCTTAGTGCCGTACAACGTTCTAATCCAGAAATGCAAAAACGTGCTGCAAATGCGGTTCGAGGTATGGTAGAAAGTGATGAAAATTATATTGTTTCTATCCACGATCATGGTGCTGGTGGACATTTAAATTGCTTAAGCGAACTTGTTGAAGATACTGGTGGAAATATAGATTTAGATAAGCTACCTGTTGGTGATCCAACCTTATCGTCGAAAGAAATTATTGGTAACGAGTCTCAAGAACGCATGGGATTAGTAATTGCCGAAAAACACTTAGAAACTTTAAACAAAATAGCAGACCGCGAACGTTCTCCAATGTATACTGTTGGAGATGTAACAGGAAACAATCGCTTTACTTTCGAGTCTAAAACCAAAGGAGATAAACCTATGGATTTAGCTCTGGAAGATATGTTTGGAAGCTCTCCAAAAACAATAATGAACGATGTTACTGTAGATAGAAACTACGGAGGCATTTCATATAATACAGATAATTTTTATAACTATTTAGACCAAGTATTACAACTAGAAGCTGTTGCTTGTAAAGATTGGTTAACAAATAAAGTAGACCGTTGTGTTGGTGGAAAAGTAGCCAAACAACAATGTGTTGGTCAATTACAAATACCACTTAATAATGTTGGTGTAATGGCGTTAGATTATAATGGTAAAGAAGGTGTTGCAACCTCAATTGGCCACTCGCCTATTTCTGGATTAATTAATCCTGTTGCCGGTAGTCGTAATAGTATTACAGAAGCTTTAACCAATATTATTTGGGCGCCATTAAAGGATGGTTTACAAAGTGTTTCACTATCTGCAAACTGGATGTGGCCTTGTAAAAATGAGGGCGAAGACGCACGATTATACGAAGCAGTACAAGCCATTTCAAAATACGCTATAGATTTAGGAATCAATGTTCCAACAGGAAAAGATTCGTTATCTATGAAACAAAAATATCCTAACGAAGAGGTTATTTCTCCTGGAACAGTAATTATTTCTGCAGCAGGAAACTGTAATGCAATCTCTAAAGTTGTAGAACCATTATTTAAGAAAAATGCTGGAGATATTTATTACATAAACCTATCTCAAGATCATTATAAGTTAGGCGGAAGTTCTTTCGCTCAAATTTTAAATAAAGTTGGTAATGATGCACCAAATGTAAACGATTCGGCATTTGTTAAAACGGTTTTTAATACTATTCAAAAATTAATAAAAGACGAACAAATTGTTGCAGGACACGATGTTGCTTCTGGTGGCTTAATTACTACTTTATTAGAGTTATGTTTTGCAGATACTAATATTGGAGCAGAATTAGATATTACTGCTTTAAATCAAAAAGATTCACATAAAGTATTATTTGCAGAAAACGCAGGTATTGTTTTTCAGTCAAAAGACGCATCAATAGAAGCCGTTTTAAAGGAAGCGAATATTGAGTTTTTCAACATAGGAAAAGTTACAGATACAGATGTTTTAAGCGTTATTAATAATGCTGAAGTATTTACTATGACAGTTTCTCGTTTACGAGATGTATGGTACAAAACGTCTTTCCTTTTAGACCAAAAACAAACAGCAAATAATCTTGCTGAAGCACGTTATAAAAACTATGCTGTACAACCTTTAAAATATACATTCCCAAAACATTTTACAGGAAAACTACCAGCACTAGGAAACACAAGACCAAAAGCTGCAATACTTCGTGAAAAAGGAAGTAACTCTGAACGCGAAATGGCAAATGCTATGTATTTAGCTGGTTTTGATGTTAAAGATGTACACATGACCGATTTAATTTCTGGTCGTGAGGATTTAAAAGACATACAGTTTTTAGGCGCAGTTGGTGGATTCTCTAACTCTGATGTTTTAGGCTCTGCAAAAGGTTGGGCTGGAGCTATTAAATACAACGAAAAAGCAAATAAAGTAATTAACGATTTCTTTAGTCGTGAAGATACACTTTCGGTTGGTATTTGTAATGGTTGCCAATTATTTATGGAGTTAGACCTTATAAATCCAGACCATGATGTGCATGGAAAAATGATTCATAACGATTCTAAAAAACACGAAAGTTCTTTTACTTCTGTAAAAATTCAAGAAAACAACTCTGTAATGCTTTCTACTTTAAAAGATACAGAATTGGGTGTTTGGATTTCGCATGGAGAAGGTAAATTTAACTTACCAAAAACCGAAGACCAATATAATATTGTAGCAAAATATGGTTACGAAGGTTACCCAAACAATCCAAATGGATCTGACTTTAACACGGCAATGCTTTGTGATAAAACAGGACGACATTTAGTAACTATGCCACATATAGAACGTTCAACTTTTCAATGGAATTGGGCAAACTATCCAGAAGGTAGAAAAGATGAAGTATCACCTTGGCTTGAAGCTTTTGTAAATGCGAGACTCTGGATAGAAAAACAGTAA